A genomic region of Vitis vinifera cultivar Pinot Noir 40024 chromosome 7, ASM3070453v1 contains the following coding sequences:
- the LOC100852418 gene encoding non-specific lipid transfer protein GPI-anchored 5 — protein MAEPRMETVLTMILVASLWAGAMAQSSCTNVIISMSPCLNYITGNSSTPSSGCCTQLASVVRSQPQCLCEVLNGGGSSLGIQINQTQALALPTACSVQTPPISRCNASSPADSPAGTPNSGSRSKTVPATNGDSSDGTSIKSPFSLTSFLVFFASCAATFTSI, from the exons ATGGCAGAGCCAAGGATGGAGACAGTCCTGACCATGATCCTTGTAGCAAGCCTGTGGGCAGGAGCCATGGCTCAATCAAGCTGCACCAATGTGATCATCAGCATGTCACCATGCCTGAACTATATCACAGGAAACTCCTCAACCCCATCTTCAGGGTGCTGCACACAGCTTGCTAGTGTGGTCAGGTCGCAGCCACAGTGCCTGTGCGAGGTCCTTAATGGCGGTGGCTCGTCGCTGGGGATCCAAATTAATCAGACTCAGGCTTTGGCACTCCCCACTGCCTGCAGTGTCCAGACTCCCCCTATTAGCCGCTGCAATG CTTCTTCCCCAGCTGACTCTCCCGCAGGGACACCAAATTCAG GAAGTAGATCAAAGACAGTGCCAGCAACAAATGGGGACTCATCCGATGGAACTTCTATCAAGTCACCATTTTCCCTGACGTCCTTTCTTGTCTTCTTTGCATCATGTGCTGCAACCTTCACCAGCATCTGA
- the LOC100855343 gene encoding F-box/kelch-repeat protein SKIP30, whose protein sequence is MSGLIEGLPDAVALRCLAWVPFYLHPRLELVSRSWRDAIRGPELFKARQEVGSSEDLLCVCAFDPENLWQLYDPRKDLWISLPVLPSRIRHLAHFGAVSTAGKLFVLGGGSDAVDPLTGDQDGSFATNEVWSYDPIIRQWAPRAPMLVPRAMFACCVLDGKIVVAGGFTSCRKSISQAEIYDPEKDAWVSIPDLHRTHNSACSGVVLDGKVHVLHKGLTTVQILDKVGPGWRVEDYGWLQGPMAIVQGALYVMSHGIIFKQEREVKKMVVSASEFRRRIGFAMTGLRDEIYVIGGVIGPDRWNWDIKPLSDVDVLTIGSERPAWRQVSPMSQCRGTIFGCTQLRI, encoded by the coding sequence ATGTCCGGGTTGATTGAAGGTCTTCCTGATGCCGTTGCCCTAAGGTGCCTTGCATGGGTTCCCTTCTACCTACATCCCAGGTTGGAGCTTGTTTCCCGCTCCTGGCGAGATGCCATTCGTGGTCCTGAATTATTTAAAGCTCGACAGGAGGTTGGTTCATCAGAGGATCTACTATGTGTATGCGCTTTTGACCCTGAAAATTTATGGCAACTCTATGACCCTCGTAAGGATCTTTGGATTAGCCTTCCTGTTCTCCCCTCAAGAATCAGGCACCTTGCCCACTTTGGTGCAGTCTCCACTGCAGGAAAGCTATTTGTACTTGGTGGTGGCAGTGATGCTGTTGATCCATTGACGGGTGATCAAGATGGGAGTTTTGCAACCAATGAAGTCTGGTCTTATGACCCCATAATTCGGCAGTGGGCCCCACGGGCTCCTATGCTTGTACCCCGAGCCATGTTTGCGTGTTGCGTGTTAGATGGAAAAATCGTTGTTGCAGGTGGTTTTACCAGTTGCCGGAAATCAATTTCTCAAGCAGAAATCTATGATCCCGAGAAGGATGCCTGGGTTTCAATACCTGATCTCCACCGCACTCACAATTCAGCTTGCTCAGGAGTCGTACTTGATGGAAAGGTGCATGTCTTGCACAAGGGTTTGACTACTGTTCAAATCTTGGACAAGGTTGGCCCTGGGTGGAGAGTCGAGGACTATGGTTGGCTCCAGGGTCCAATGGCAATTGTTCAGGGGGCACTCTATGTAATGAGCCATGGAATCATTTTCAAGCAGGAGagagaagtgaagaagatggTGGTATCGGCATCAGAGTTCCGAAGGAGAATTGGGTTTGCAATGACTGGATTGAGGGATGAGATATATGTGATTGGAGGCGTGATCGGGCCTGATAGGTGGAACTGGGACATCAAGCCATTGTCTGATGTTGATGTTCTGACCATCGGAAGTGAGAGACCAGCTTGGCGTCAAGTGTCTCCAATGTCCCAGTGCCGAGGAACTATTTTTGGGTGTACTCAGCTGAGAATTTAG
- the LOC100855304 gene encoding COMPASS-like H3K4 histone methylase component WDR5A, whose product MEEPAIEEGDNHRDVEVAPALISVHPDHKFIVVSIGSDLRVFDLQGGCSVTLVDDSSGPLHKDSIRAIRFGAEGKLFVSAGDDKLVKIWNANSWHCISTVCSEKRVSAVAISKDGLFVCFADKFGVVWALNLDGFDENQVLVDKKAAPVLAHYCSIITSLEFSLDGRFIISADRDFKIRVSVFPKKPLDGAHEIQSFCLGHTEFVSCLAFVCAPDYPEGFLVSGSGDSTVRLWDITSGSLLDTCEVGSQAGFLESNGRGEEHYSAVIDLCTTPDGTLVAAAIQSLQGIMLLNCNISAKSLSIAKVVSITGGSFIPTSLGTASCAEFLWMVTGVSTLHGLDSHSLARVRVISGFRISSPDSVEHEPTMLEDDEIPGGEKLLEKLQGSVSIENKVFSAAAEAVKMAMCNLLIKKQYSADKREFRKRTRNDKKIKQ is encoded by the exons ATGGAGGAACCTGCAATCGAGGAAGGAGACAACCACCGAGATGTTGAGGTGGCTCCAGCCTTAATCTCAGTTCATCCGGACCATAAATTCATCGTAGTCTCCATCGGGTCGGACCTCCGAGTTTTCGATCTCCA AGGGGGTTGTTCGGTGACGCTGGTGGATGATTCTAGTGGACCTCTTCATAAGGATTCTATTAGAGCTATTCGATTTGGTGCAGAAGGGAAGCTCTTTGTATCGGCTGGTGATGACAAACTAGTCAAGATTTGGAATGCAAATTCTTGGCACTGCATTAGTACTGT GTGCTCTGAGAAGAGAGTGAGTGCAGTTGCTATAAGTAAGGATGGCCTGTTTGTATGTTTTGCTGACAAATTTGGTGTTGTTTGGGCCCTGAATCTGGATGGCTTTGATGAAAATCAAGTTTTGGTTGATAAGAAAGCAGCACCAGTTCTTGCTCATTACTGTAGCATCATTACTAGCCTG GAATTCTCACTGGATGGGCGATTCATTATTAGTGCTGATCGGGATTTTAAAATTCGT GTTTCCGTGTTCCCCAAGAAGCCCTTAGATGGAGCTCATGAGATCCAGAGTTTTTGTCTTGGTCACACAGA GTTTGTATCCTGTCTTGCCTTTGTATGTGCTCCTGATTACCCAGAGGGATTTCTTGTTTCTGGGAGTGGTGATTCAACA GTTCGTTTGTGGGATATTACCTCTGGATCTCTCCTTGATACGTGTGAAGTTGGATCACAG GCAGGGTTTTTAGAGTCTAATGGAAGGGGAGAGGAGCACTATTCTGCAGTGATCGATCTATGCACTACTCCTGATGGTACACTGGTTGCTGCGGCCATTCAAAG CTTGCAAGGAATAATGCTGTTGAACTGCAACATTTCTGCTAAAAGTCTTTCCATTGCCAAG GTAGTTTCCATCACGGGAGGGAGTTTTATTCCTACAAGCCTAGGCACTGCATCTTGTGCAGAATTCTTGTGGATGGTTACAGGTGTCTCTACTTTACATGGGTTAGATTCCCACTCTCTCGCTCGTGTTAGGGTAATCTCTGGTTTTAGAATAAGCAGTCCAGACTCTGTTGAACATGAGCCAACCATGTTGGAAGATGATGAGATACCCGGGGGAGAGAAACTACTTGAGAAGTTGCAGGGAAGTGTATCCATTGAGAATAAGGTCTTCTCAGCAGCTGCTGAAGCTGTAAAAATGGCAATGTGCAATTTGTTAATTAAAAAACAGTACTCTGCAGATAAACGAGAATTCAGAAAGAGGACGAGAAATGAcaaaaagatcaaacaataG